The following are encoded together in the Strongyloides ratti genome assembly S_ratti_ED321, chromosome : 2 genome:
- a CDS encoding GPI inositol-deacylase, giving the protein MATPDPPVLQPKNFASPHLKEVPGLSLYENKDLRYNFYLYGEGQYFYELSQSQNFNGIPIIFVPGNAADAAMVRSIGSILQNKTERLQSPFRFNVFSAHFNEEFSIFDTTILKRQAKFLINSIIELEKLYKNKRNKKYVLLGHSMGGIVIKMALKNSEWLRKNTAFILVMGTMLKDHPIKITNDXLLH; this is encoded by the exons atggcAACTCCGGATCCCCCGGTGTTGCAACCCAAAAATTTTGCCAGTCCACATCTGAAAGAAGTGCCTGGCTTA tctttatatgaaaataaagatttaagatataatttttatttatatggtGAAggtcaatatttttatgagtTATCACAAAGTCAAAATTTCAATGGTATTCCTATTATTTTTGTTCCAGGAAATGCTGCTGATGCCGCAATGGTTAGAAGTATTGGAtcaattttacaaaataaaacaGAACGCCTTCAATCACCCTTTcgatttaatgttttttccGCTCATTTTAATGAAGAATTTAGTATATTTGAtacaacaattttaaaacGTCAAGCaaaatttcttataaatagtattattgaattagaaaaattatataaaaataaacgaaataaaaaatatgttttattgGGACATTCAATGGGTggtattgtaataaaaatggcATTGAAAAATTCAGAATGGTTAAGAAAAAATACAGCATTTATTTTAGTTATGGGTACAATGTTAAAAGATCATccaattaaaattactaatGATTTNCTACTCCATTAG